The Topomyia yanbarensis strain Yona2022 unplaced genomic scaffold, ASM3024719v1 HiC_scaffold_6, whole genome shotgun sequence genome contains a region encoding:
- the LOC131696011 gene encoding histone H1A, sperm-like, giving the protein MAETAIDVAATAPAVVASPPAAKAPPKQAAKASKSDAKKPKKSSTHPPVSEMVLAAIRTLKERSGSSLQAIKKYIAANYMCDVARLAPFIRKALKTGVEKGNITQTKGTGASGSFKVTVEAKKPAGDKKPPSGAAKKPKKSATKSGEKKNPPAGGGEKTSKPKAAIPAAKKSATKKAKAAAPAKANFHTQGLF; this is encoded by the exons ATGGCTGAAACTGCTATCGACGTTGCTGCTACGGCCCCTGCCGTCGTCGCCTCTCCGCCAGCCGCCAAAGCGCCACCGAAGCAGGCGGCCAAGGCTAGCAAGAGTGACGCCAAGAaaccgaaaaaatcttcaacccaTCCACCAGTGAGTGAGATGGTTCTGGCTGCCATCCGGACCCTGAAGGAACGGAGCGGATCATCACTGCAGGCGATCAAAAAGTACATCGCCGCCAACTACATGTGTGACGTCGCCAGGCTGGCTCCGTTTATCCGGAAGGCTTTGAAAACGGGTGTCGAGAAGGGAAACATCACCCAGACCAAGGGTACCGGTGCTTCCGGATCGTTTAAGGTGACGGTCGAAGCAAAGAAACCGGCTGGCGATAAGAAACCACCATCGGGTGCAGCGAAAAAACCGAAGAAATCGGCTACTAAATCCGGGGAGAAGAAAAATCCGCCGGCTGGTGGTGGTGAGAAGACCAGCAAGCCAAAGGCGGCGATCCCGGCCGCTAAGAAATCGGCTACGAAGAAAGCGAAAGCTGCTGCCCCTGCAAAGGCG AATTTTCATACGCAGGGGCTGTTTTAG
- the LOC131696012 gene encoding histone H2A-beta, sperm-like — MSARGKGGKVKGKPKSRSVRAGLQFPVGRIHRLLRKGNYAERVGAGAPVYLAAVMEYLAAEVLELAGNAARDNKKTRIIPRHLQRINFRAIVFQGKCYHVSISPDKADFGNPKLLKQWQQ, encoded by the exons ATGTCTGCACGCGGTAAAGGAGGAAAAGTGAAGGGAAAGCCAAAATCCCGCTCAGTTCGTGCCGGTCTCCAGTTCCCTGTTGGCCGAATTCACCGTCTGCTGAGGAAGGGAAATTATGCTGAACGTGTCGGTGCCGGAGCACCCGTCTACTTGGCAGCTGTGATGGAATATCTTGCCGCCGAAGTACTGGAGCTGGCAGGAAACGCTGCTCGCGATAACAAAAAGACCAGAATCATCCCCCGTCAtctgca gaGAATCAATTTCCGGGCAATCGTTTTCCAGGGAAAATGCTACCATGTCAGCATTAGTCCGGATAAAGCAGATTTCGGCAATCCCAAGCTACTAAAACAGTGGCAACAGTGA